In Streptomyces sp. NBC_01707, a genomic segment contains:
- a CDS encoding response regulator transcription factor, whose translation MRVVIAEDAAILRELLVQMLTDRGYEVCAAVPDAETLRSAVAEHRPDVTIVDIRMPPSHTDEGLRAAIGIRREHPGTGVLLFSQYVETKYATELLAAGSAGVGYLLKERVANIAEFTDALDRVATGGTALDPEVVTQLAGAGRRAADLRTLTDRERDVLSLMAEGRSNTAIAQALHISPGTVEKHVASLFGKLGLPASEDLNRRVLAVLRFLRD comes from the coding sequence ATGCGGGTAGTGATCGCCGAAGACGCCGCCATCCTGCGGGAACTGCTCGTGCAAATGCTCACCGACCGCGGTTACGAGGTCTGCGCCGCGGTCCCGGACGCGGAAACGCTGCGATCGGCGGTCGCCGAACACCGCCCGGACGTCACGATCGTCGACATCCGGATGCCCCCTTCCCACACCGACGAAGGACTGCGCGCCGCCATCGGGATCCGCCGGGAGCACCCCGGCACCGGTGTGCTGCTCTTCTCCCAGTACGTCGAGACCAAGTACGCCACAGAACTGCTCGCCGCCGGTTCCGCGGGCGTCGGCTATCTGCTCAAGGAACGGGTGGCGAACATCGCGGAGTTCACCGACGCCCTGGACCGGGTCGCCACCGGCGGCACCGCGCTCGACCCCGAGGTGGTCACCCAGCTCGCCGGCGCGGGCCGGCGCGCCGCCGACCTCAGGACACTCACCGACCGCGAACGCGACGTCCTCTCACTCATGGCCGAGGGCCGCTCCAACACGGCAATCGCCCAGGCGCTGCACATTTCGCCGGGCACGGTCGAGAAACATGTGGCAAGCCTCTTCGGCAAGTTGGGCCTGCCGGCCTCGGAGGACCTCAACCGCCGGGTGCTCGCGGTGCTGCGGTTTCTGCGGGACTGA
- a CDS encoding sensor histidine kinase has protein sequence MPEQTRPPGRGVEVRALVRTVLRDPLTGRAWAEAAYCLLTAPVGIAGALVLLVLLALGAGFLVSLLGAVLGLLLMVTGMGLGRGLGSVHRILAGRLLGERFPGPVPFRSPEGLGLVGRLDARLRDRTGWRHVGYTLVKLPVSLVCLYAALWWASGLANLTAPLRWALFGAFPPADGGRGMVALTPLPFGGSPTVTTFPGTLLAAAIGLATVLTAPWLARAVVGADRRLIRALLGPVSLSERVRDLEETRALAVDDSVALLRRVERDLHDGPQVRLVALALSLDMIKNKLSDDKQPIDIATVRRLVESAHTNATEALTELRDLSRGIHPPVLDDGLPDALATLTARSTVPVQLHIEVDERPSPAIETIAYFCAAELLTNLIKHSGARQAEISVLRRDDGTLGLRVSDDGCGGARAGAGSGLTGLQQRVRTVDGTLDIHSPEGGPTVITVELPPRA, from the coding sequence ATGCCTGAGCAGACGCGCCCGCCGGGACGGGGAGTCGAGGTGCGCGCCCTGGTCCGTACGGTGCTGCGCGACCCGCTGACCGGACGGGCCTGGGCCGAGGCGGCGTACTGCCTGCTCACCGCGCCCGTCGGCATTGCGGGTGCGCTGGTCCTGCTCGTGCTGCTCGCCCTGGGTGCCGGGTTCCTGGTCTCGCTCCTGGGTGCGGTTCTCGGGCTGCTCCTCATGGTGACCGGGATGGGTCTGGGCCGTGGACTCGGCTCGGTGCACCGGATACTCGCGGGGCGGCTCCTCGGCGAGCGATTTCCCGGGCCGGTCCCGTTCCGGTCTCCCGAGGGTCTGGGCCTGGTCGGGCGGCTCGATGCCCGGCTGCGGGACCGGACCGGCTGGCGGCATGTGGGCTACACACTGGTGAAACTGCCCGTGTCGCTGGTCTGTCTGTACGCCGCGCTCTGGTGGGCGTCCGGCCTTGCCAATCTCACCGCGCCCCTGCGCTGGGCTCTGTTCGGCGCCTTTCCGCCGGCCGACGGCGGGCGTGGGATGGTGGCGCTCACCCCGCTGCCGTTCGGTGGCTCCCCCACCGTCACCACCTTTCCCGGCACCCTCCTCGCCGCGGCCATCGGCTTGGCCACGGTCCTGACCGCTCCCTGGCTCGCCCGGGCGGTGGTCGGCGCCGACCGGCGGCTGATCCGTGCCCTGCTCGGACCGGTGTCGCTGAGCGAGCGGGTCCGCGACCTGGAGGAGACCCGGGCGCTCGCGGTCGACGACTCGGTGGCGCTGCTCCGCCGAGTGGAGCGCGATCTGCACGACGGCCCCCAGGTCCGCCTTGTCGCTCTCGCCCTCAGCCTCGACATGATCAAGAACAAGCTGAGCGACGACAAGCAGCCGATCGACATCGCGACCGTACGACGCCTGGTGGAGAGCGCGCACACCAACGCCACCGAGGCCCTCACCGAGCTGCGCGACCTGTCCCGCGGGATACATCCGCCGGTCCTGGACGACGGACTGCCCGACGCCCTGGCCACCCTCACCGCACGCAGCACCGTGCCCGTTCAGCTGCACATCGAGGTGGACGAGCGACCGTCGCCCGCCATCGAGACCATCGCCTACTTCTGCGCCGCCGAACTGCTCACCAACCTCATCAAGCACAGCGGCGCTCGACAGGCCGAGATCTCGGTGCTGCGCCGGGACGACGGCACGCTGGGGCTGCGGGTCTCCGACGACGGCTGCGGCGGAGCGCGGGCGGGGGCGGGCAGCGGCCTGACCGGGCTGCAGCAGCGGGTCCGTACGGTCGACGGGACCCTGGACATCCACAGCCCCGAGGGCGGGCCGACGGTGATCACCGTCGAGCTGCCGCCCCGCGCATGA
- a CDS encoding ABC transporter permease — MSTANPTWTGERRIPAGSYGFGNAARMEWIKLLSLRSTFWTLAAVVIGMTGIGVVTMANTKAPSADKLATFDPTNNVLAGIALGQLLIGVLGVLVVTGEYSSGSIRSTLAAVPRRPTMLAAKATVVGVLALVLGELVTFVTFFAGCATLESSVPSPSLGDPGVLRALLMSGSYLGMIAVMGIAIGAITRHTASAIGTLVGVTFVLPALLAGVTGTAVAKFFPT; from the coding sequence GTGAGCACCGCGAACCCCACCTGGACCGGTGAGCGGCGCATCCCCGCCGGGAGCTATGGCTTCGGCAACGCCGCACGAATGGAGTGGATCAAGCTCCTCTCACTGCGCTCGACCTTCTGGACGCTTGCAGCCGTGGTCATCGGAATGACCGGCATCGGCGTGGTCACCATGGCCAACACCAAAGCCCCGTCCGCCGACAAGCTGGCCACCTTCGACCCGACCAACAATGTGCTCGCCGGGATCGCCCTGGGTCAGCTCCTGATCGGGGTGCTCGGCGTCCTCGTCGTCACCGGCGAGTACTCCTCCGGTTCGATCAGGTCGACCCTGGCGGCCGTGCCCAGGCGTCCGACGATGCTCGCCGCCAAGGCCACCGTCGTCGGAGTCCTCGCGCTCGTCCTCGGCGAGCTGGTCACCTTCGTCACCTTCTTCGCCGGGTGCGCCACGCTGGAAAGCTCGGTGCCGAGCCCCTCGCTCGGGGATCCCGGAGTGCTGCGAGCCCTGCTGATGTCCGGCTCGTACCTCGGCATGATCGCGGTCATGGGCATCGCGATCGGGGCCATCACCCGGCACACCGCGAGCGCCATCGGCACACTGGTCGGTGTGACCTTCGTACTTCCCGCACTCCTCGCGGGAGTGACCGGGACGGCCGTCGCGAAGTTCTTCCCGACATGA
- a CDS encoding ABC transporter ATP-binding protein — MTTAITHRATAVAARAMELSKVYGHGETQVVALDRVTVDFPQGEFTAIMGPSGSGKSTLMHCVAGLDSFSSGSVRIGETELGSLKDKQLTQLRRDKIGFIFQAFNLLPTLTGLENITLPMDIAGRKPDKQWVEQVIDMVGLSGRLHHRPAQLSGGQQQRVAVARALASQPEIIFGDEPTGNLDSRSGAEVLGFLRNSVQALGQTVVMVTHDPVAASYADRVVFLADGRIVDEMLAPTADGVLDRMKAFDAKGRTS, encoded by the coding sequence GTGACCACCGCCATCACCCACCGTGCCACCGCAGTGGCCGCGCGCGCCATGGAGTTGTCCAAGGTCTATGGACACGGTGAGACCCAGGTGGTCGCGCTGGACCGGGTCACCGTGGACTTCCCGCAGGGCGAGTTCACCGCGATCATGGGCCCGTCGGGCTCCGGCAAGTCCACGCTGATGCACTGCGTGGCCGGTCTCGACAGCTTCAGCAGCGGCTCCGTGCGGATCGGGGAGACGGAGCTCGGTTCCCTCAAGGACAAGCAACTGACCCAGCTGCGCCGGGACAAGATCGGCTTCATCTTCCAGGCGTTCAACCTGCTGCCGACTCTGACGGGGCTGGAGAACATCACGCTGCCGATGGACATCGCCGGCCGTAAGCCCGACAAGCAGTGGGTGGAGCAGGTCATCGACATGGTTGGGCTCTCCGGGCGGCTCCACCATCGTCCCGCCCAGCTCTCCGGCGGCCAGCAGCAGCGCGTCGCCGTCGCCCGCGCGCTCGCCTCCCAGCCCGAGATCATCTTCGGCGACGAGCCGACCGGAAACCTCGACTCCCGTTCCGGCGCCGAGGTGCTGGGCTTCCTGCGCAACTCCGTACAGGCGCTCGGCCAGACCGTCGTGATGGTGACGCACGACCCGGTGGCGGCCTCGTACGCGGACCGCGTGGTCTTCCTCGCGGACGGGCGGATCGTGGACGAGATGCTCGCCCCGACCGCGGACGGTGTGCTGGACCGTATGAAGGCGTTCGACGCCAAGGGCCGCACGAGCTGA
- a CDS encoding ABC transporter permease: protein MFRTAVRTVLAHKARLLMTVLAVMLGVAFVSGTLVFTDTLGNAFRNQSAKSYDNVAVAVTSFGDPNDPESDPGISQKTVDKIRALDGVAAAYGRVEGFAGVADPDGKLIDGTFGSPKGSNFAPGNDGKDPAYAFTDGSGPLKAGQIALDEGTAAKGRYEVGDRVRVAINGPVKVFTLSGVFTTDDGEVKAGGSLVLFDTAVAQKQYLEAGWYQDVTVTADPGADDAKLLDAIEPLLPKSAEAKTGQATAEVQAKEIESGLGALKQVLLGFAGIALFVGVFLISNTFSMLVAQRAKELALMRAVGASRKQITRSVLIEAAVVGAIASAIGFVIGVGLALGLRSGMATFGMNVPPGPLVVTATPVIAALAVGVLITMLAAWLPGRRAAKIPPVAAMISVHAVATTKSLVVRNSIGAFISTLGAAAIVWGAGMGGDDGRIRIAAGAFFALIGIIILIPLLSRPVIALIRPLLTGPFGVSGKLAGRNAVRNPRRTGATASALAIGLTLVTGLSVLGVTVGQALDKMTTDNIKADYMVVMANGGDLDQSALTALEKADGVSAVSPQQSVYFELRKDRKGERDGFVSVSAVTPGAIEKVLNIDVVQGGLGSLADGRIAVAEKTAEKRGWKVGTDIPVTFGDKKQGTLTVGAVYKDSEFVSPVIVSTEVVNPHEAKPFIPQIFVKMDGGRTTANEKALISALGENPAITVMDHQDIRDQFGGMINLILNILYGLLAMALLIAVLGVVNTLAMSVFERQQEIGMLRAIGLDRRRVKRMVRLEAVVISLFGALIGIGLGVFLGWAIGETIRASIPGYELVLPWDRIGIFLVLAGLVGVLASLWPARSAAKLNMLNAIKTE, encoded by the coding sequence ATGTTCCGTACCGCCGTGCGCACCGTGCTCGCGCACAAGGCCAGGCTGCTGATGACCGTGCTCGCCGTGATGCTCGGCGTGGCCTTCGTCTCCGGCACCCTGGTCTTCACCGACACCCTCGGCAACGCCTTCCGCAACCAGTCCGCCAAGAGCTACGACAACGTGGCGGTGGCCGTCACCTCGTTCGGCGACCCGAACGACCCCGAGTCCGACCCCGGCATCTCCCAGAAGACCGTCGACAAGATCCGGGCACTGGACGGCGTGGCCGCCGCGTACGGCCGCGTCGAGGGCTTCGCCGGGGTCGCCGACCCCGACGGGAAGCTCATCGATGGCACGTTCGGCAGCCCCAAGGGCTCCAACTTCGCCCCCGGCAACGACGGCAAGGACCCCGCCTACGCCTTCACCGACGGCTCGGGCCCGCTGAAGGCCGGTCAGATCGCGCTGGACGAGGGCACTGCCGCCAAGGGCCGCTACGAGGTCGGCGACCGTGTCCGGGTCGCGATCAACGGGCCGGTGAAGGTGTTCACCCTCAGCGGTGTCTTCACCACCGACGACGGCGAGGTGAAAGCCGGCGGCAGCCTCGTGCTCTTCGACACGGCCGTCGCCCAGAAGCAGTACCTCGAGGCGGGCTGGTACCAGGACGTCACCGTCACCGCCGACCCCGGCGCCGACGACGCGAAGCTCCTCGACGCGATCGAACCGCTGCTGCCGAAGTCCGCCGAGGCCAAGACCGGCCAGGCGACCGCCGAAGTGCAGGCGAAGGAGATCGAGTCGGGCCTGGGCGCCCTCAAGCAGGTGCTGCTGGGCTTCGCCGGCATCGCGCTCTTCGTCGGCGTCTTCCTGATCTCCAACACCTTCTCGATGCTGGTCGCCCAGCGCGCCAAGGAGCTCGCCCTGATGCGCGCCGTCGGCGCCTCGCGCAAGCAGATCACCCGCTCGGTGCTCATCGAGGCCGCGGTTGTCGGCGCGATCGCCTCGGCGATCGGCTTCGTCATCGGCGTCGGTCTGGCGCTCGGGCTGCGCTCGGGCATGGCCACGTTCGGCATGAACGTTCCGCCCGGACCGTTGGTCGTGACCGCCACCCCGGTGATCGCCGCACTCGCCGTCGGCGTGCTGATCACGATGCTCGCCGCCTGGCTGCCGGGCCGCAGAGCCGCGAAGATCCCGCCCGTGGCGGCGATGATCAGCGTCCACGCGGTCGCCACCACCAAGTCCCTGGTGGTACGCAACTCCATCGGCGCGTTCATCAGCACGCTCGGCGCCGCCGCCATCGTGTGGGGCGCCGGAATGGGCGGCGATGACGGCCGGATCCGTATCGCGGCAGGCGCGTTCTTCGCGCTGATCGGTATCATCATCCTGATCCCGCTGCTGTCGCGGCCCGTCATCGCGCTCATCCGCCCGCTGCTCACCGGCCCGTTCGGGGTCTCCGGCAAGCTGGCCGGGCGGAACGCGGTCCGCAACCCGCGCCGCACCGGCGCCACGGCATCCGCGCTCGCCATCGGTCTGACGCTCGTGACCGGTCTGTCGGTGCTCGGTGTCACGGTCGGCCAGGCCCTCGACAAGATGACCACGGACAACATCAAGGCCGACTACATGGTCGTGATGGCGAACGGCGGTGACCTCGACCAGTCCGCGCTGACCGCCCTGGAGAAGGCGGACGGCGTCTCCGCGGTCTCGCCGCAGCAGTCCGTGTACTTCGAACTCAGGAAGGACAGGAAGGGCGAGAGGGACGGCTTCGTGTCGGTGTCGGCGGTTACCCCTGGCGCCATCGAGAAGGTCCTGAACATCGACGTCGTGCAGGGCGGCCTCGGATCGCTCGCCGACGGACGGATCGCGGTCGCCGAGAAGACGGCCGAGAAGAGGGGCTGGAAGGTCGGCACGGACATTCCCGTCACCTTCGGCGACAAGAAGCAGGGCACCCTGACGGTCGGCGCGGTCTACAAGGACAGCGAGTTCGTGTCCCCCGTCATCGTCAGCACCGAGGTCGTCAACCCGCACGAGGCCAAGCCGTTCATCCCGCAGATCTTCGTGAAGATGGACGGCGGCCGGACCACGGCGAACGAGAAGGCCCTGATCAGCGCCCTCGGTGAGAACCCGGCCATCACGGTGATGGACCACCAGGACATCCGCGACCAGTTCGGCGGCATGATCAACCTGATACTGAACATCCTGTACGGCCTTCTCGCGATGGCCCTCCTCATCGCCGTCCTCGGCGTGGTCAACACCCTCGCGATGTCGGTCTTCGAGCGCCAGCAGGAGATCGGCATGCTCCGCGCGATCGGTCTCGACCGACGCCGGGTGAAGCGGATGGTCCGGCTGGAGGCCGTGGTCATCTCCCTCTTCGGCGCACTGATCGGCATCGGCCTCGGCGTGTTCCTCGGCTGGGCGATCGGCGAGACCATCAGGGCGTCGATCCCCGGCTACGAGCTCGTCCTGCCCTGGGACCGGATCGGGATCTTCCTGGTGCTCGCGGGACTCGTCGGCGTGCTGGCCTCGCTGTGGCCGGCCCGCAGCGCCGCGAAGCTGAACATGCTGAACGCGATCAAGACCGAGTAG
- a CDS encoding PP2C family protein-serine/threonine phosphatase, whose translation MTTQTHMMTSTGRAATSAGLAFSLSAVRLRPLIAVVVASAVLLGVTLGGVIVPADVHLVVLLVAVPALTAAADNTCTTVSMTALACLGVVAVDVDDGLPSSPILPIDVLGLLVVCVLVLVFRRMRDVDHRTLRAVRSVAETAQRALLPPLPCRVAGLEIATAYRSAAAHAHIGGDVYAAERVDRTVRMLIGDVRGNGLAAVDDAAAVIGAFREAAHRDVRLEHVALALDAGVRRRVDQAGQTDSNAAERFITALVLEIPDDSHVVHVISCGHPDLMRSHGTDVDLLEVPQPAPPLGLGGDQAAYQVNTFGFEPEDTLLLHTDGLLETRDAAGVFYPALDRFALLAEDEPQYLIERLMSDLTVHAGGEVQDDVAMVAVRRRAAPPTEGADEDGHHPSPFTTEFGSWPA comes from the coding sequence ATGACGACGCAGACACACATGATGACAAGCACGGGCCGCGCCGCGACATCCGCGGGACTCGCCTTCAGCCTCTCGGCGGTACGGCTACGACCGCTCATCGCGGTCGTGGTCGCCTCGGCCGTCCTGCTCGGCGTCACCCTGGGGGGTGTGATCGTCCCCGCGGACGTCCACCTGGTAGTGCTGCTGGTGGCGGTGCCGGCTCTCACCGCTGCGGCAGACAACACGTGTACCACCGTCAGCATGACAGCCCTGGCCTGTCTCGGCGTGGTCGCGGTCGACGTCGACGACGGTCTGCCCAGCTCACCGATCCTCCCGATCGACGTCCTGGGCCTGTTGGTCGTCTGCGTCCTGGTCCTCGTGTTCCGGCGAATGCGGGACGTGGACCATCGAACGCTTCGTGCGGTGCGCTCCGTTGCGGAGACGGCGCAAAGGGCGCTGCTGCCCCCCTTGCCCTGTCGTGTGGCAGGCCTGGAAATCGCCACCGCCTATCGCTCGGCCGCCGCCCACGCACACATCGGCGGAGACGTGTACGCCGCCGAACGTGTCGACCGCACGGTCCGGATGTTGATCGGTGACGTGCGGGGCAACGGCTTGGCGGCGGTCGACGACGCCGCAGCCGTCATCGGTGCGTTCCGCGAAGCCGCGCACCGTGACGTGCGACTGGAGCATGTCGCCCTGGCCCTGGACGCCGGCGTGCGCCGCCGTGTCGACCAGGCCGGACAGACGGACAGCAACGCCGCGGAGCGGTTCATCACCGCTCTCGTCCTGGAGATACCCGACGACTCGCACGTCGTCCACGTGATCAGCTGCGGCCACCCCGACCTGATGCGCTCTCACGGCACAGACGTGGACCTCCTCGAAGTGCCGCAGCCGGCACCACCGCTCGGCCTGGGCGGTGACCAAGCGGCCTATCAGGTCAACACGTTCGGATTCGAGCCGGAGGACACGCTGCTCCTGCACACCGACGGCCTCCTTGAGACCCGCGACGCAGCGGGCGTCTTCTACCCGGCGCTGGACCGTTTCGCGCTCCTTGCCGAGGACGAGCCGCAGTACCTGATCGAGCGCCTCATGAGCGACCTGACGGTCCATGCGGGCGGGGAGGTGCAGGACGACGTCGCCATGGTCGCGGTGCGCCGCCGGGCCGCACCGCCCACGGAGGGTGCCGACGAGGACGGCCACCATCCGAGTCCGTTCACTACCGAGTTCGGCTCGTGGCCCGCATAG
- the alsS gene encoding acetolactate synthase AlsS — translation MPTPPVGAAHRMVETLSQYGVPYVFGVPGATIDAVHGALAVGGPELVMCRHEQNAAVMAAAVGLLTGTPGAVLATSGAGTTNLMTALLTATTEQYPMIAVCGAMTRRGRFERTQRSMDAIAALRLVTTYTCEVHDPDNVPEAIASAVRAAVTPPRGAAAVVIPDDVAGALTAATVVQPHRHPSPGPAPAECIHRAAQIIRAAQQPVLLVGLRGADPEACAAVRELIRVTGLPVVETSQAAGIVPRTLEEQYAGRIGLFRNQPGDVVVTHADVLITVGYDPVEYDPGLWNTDPARAIVHIDALPAEIGSHYQPALELRGDVAATVGELSGELSGLAISNRTRAALAEQRAALACIEEEARAVPATAVGLNPAAVILKIAENVEDDATVVSDTGSHIYMARHLRGHEPRRILLSNGMQAQGVALPRAMTAALLRPGTQVVSVSGDGGFLSSAPEIETATRLGLHATHVIMRDNAYDMVAFQEHRKFGRASGVRSGDYNIALYAGAFGARGIRTETMDAFESELRWSLDPGRLCDPGITIIDVPVDYAQSTELFAQLHDSNLR, via the coding sequence ATGCCCACCCCACCCGTCGGTGCGGCCCATCGCATGGTCGAGACCCTCTCGCAGTACGGCGTGCCGTACGTCTTCGGTGTTCCCGGAGCCACGATCGACGCCGTTCACGGTGCCCTGGCCGTCGGAGGGCCCGAACTTGTGATGTGCCGCCACGAACAGAACGCTGCCGTGATGGCCGCCGCTGTCGGGCTGCTGACCGGTACGCCCGGAGCGGTCCTGGCCACCTCAGGAGCCGGCACCACCAATCTGATGACCGCTCTGCTCACGGCGACGACTGAGCAGTACCCCATGATCGCTGTGTGCGGGGCTATGACCCGCCGGGGCCGGTTCGAGCGAACCCAGCGGTCGATGGACGCCATCGCCGCACTGAGGCTGGTCACCACTTATACCTGCGAAGTCCACGACCCCGACAACGTCCCCGAAGCCATCGCCAGCGCCGTGCGTGCGGCGGTCACCCCACCCCGCGGTGCGGCCGCGGTGGTGATACCTGACGACGTCGCAGGCGCGCTCACCGCCGCCACCGTCGTCCAGCCGCACAGGCACCCTTCACCCGGCCCCGCTCCCGCTGAATGCATCCACCGTGCCGCACAGATCATCCGCGCCGCACAGCAGCCCGTCCTGCTGGTCGGGCTGCGTGGTGCGGATCCCGAGGCCTGCGCCGCGGTGCGCGAACTGATCCGCGTCACAGGCCTGCCCGTGGTGGAGACATCCCAGGCGGCGGGCATCGTCCCGCGCACACTGGAGGAGCAGTACGCCGGTCGGATCGGCCTTTTCCGCAACCAGCCCGGGGACGTCGTGGTGACACATGCCGACGTCCTGATCACCGTCGGCTACGACCCCGTGGAGTACGACCCGGGCCTGTGGAACACCGACCCGGCCCGTGCGATCGTCCACATCGATGCACTGCCCGCCGAGATCGGCAGCCACTACCAGCCCGCTCTGGAACTGCGGGGCGATGTGGCCGCGACGGTCGGTGAGCTGTCAGGGGAGCTGTCCGGGCTGGCGATCAGTAACCGGACCCGAGCTGCCCTGGCCGAACAGCGCGCCGCCCTGGCCTGTATCGAAGAGGAGGCAAGGGCGGTCCCGGCCACCGCTGTCGGCCTCAATCCCGCCGCGGTGATCCTCAAGATCGCTGAGAACGTGGAGGACGACGCCACCGTGGTGTCCGACACGGGCTCGCACATCTACATGGCCCGTCACCTCCGCGGACACGAGCCGCGGCGCATCCTGCTCTCCAACGGCATGCAGGCACAGGGAGTTGCCCTGCCACGGGCGATGACCGCCGCACTGCTGCGGCCGGGGACACAGGTGGTGTCGGTCTCCGGGGACGGGGGGTTTCTGTCCAGCGCACCGGAAATAGAGACCGCCACCCGTCTGGGCCTCCATGCCACGCATGTGATCATGCGGGACAACGCTTACGACATGGTGGCCTTCCAGGAGCATCGCAAATTCGGCAGGGCGTCCGGTGTCCGGTCGGGCGACTACAACATCGCCCTGTACGCCGGCGCGTTCGGCGCCAGAGGAATCCGGACCGAGACCATGGATGCCTTCGAGTCCGAACTGCGCTGGTCTCTCGACCCGGGCAGACTCTGCGACCCCGGCATCACGATCATCGACGTCCCGGTCGACTACGCACAGAGCACCGAACTCTTCGCGCAGCTCCATGACAGCAATCTGAGATGA